The following nucleotide sequence is from Solidesulfovibrio carbinolicus.
CCCGGCCAGCTACCGCCCGGAGCACGACCAGGACGCGGCCATCCTCCACTACCACCATCGTCTGGACGACGACGGCTGCCTGACCCCTCTCGGCCTGCCCCGCATCGACGCCGCCCAGGCCCGGGCCAACGCCCTGATCCGGGATTTCCAGCTCCGCCATGGCCACAAGGCCGGCCTGGAGGCCCTTTTGGCCCACTGGCGGCGCAGCTGTTTCCGGCCCTGACGCGGCAACCTCTCCCCAAATCCTTCCCCGCCGGCCCAAGCCGGTTTTTTTTGTCGCTTCGCCCGAAGCCCGGCCTAAAGAACGCGTTTAACGGCGTCGATAATGAAGACAAAGAGGCACAATCCGCCACCCAGGCCGAAGGCCCACGGCCGGCGGATCACACAAGGGCAAGGACGCCCGTCGCATTCAAGGAGGAAACAACCATGGCTCTTACCATCAACAGCAATCTGATGGCCGCCAACGCGGCCCGCAACCTGTCCAACTCGTATTCCGCCCTGGCCACCTCGACCCAGCGCCTGTCTTCGGGGCTTCGCATCAACAGCGCCGCCGACGACGCCGCCGGCCTGGCCATTCGCGAGCTCATGCGCGCGGACATCGCTTCCATCAATCAGGGCGTGCGCAACGCCAACGACGCCATTTCCATGATCCAGACGGCGGACGGCGCGCTCCAGGTCATCGACGAAAAGCTCATCCGCATGAAGGAACTGGCCGAACAGGCCTCCACCGGCACCTACACCTCGGACCAGCGCCTCATCATTGACTCGGAATACCAGGCCATGGCCTCGGAAATCACCCGAATCGCCAACGCCACGGACTTCAACGGCATCTATCTGCTCAACGGCAACCTGTCCGGCACGACCCACAGCGGCGCCGGCATCAATTCCAGCGGCAAGCTCAAGGTGCACTTCGGGTCCGGCAACGAATCCTCGGAAGACTACTACTACGTCCAGATCGGCACTTCCACCGCCTCGGCCCTGGGTCTGGGCATCGGCGCCGCCTCGGGCAACGACGGGCGCAGCATCTCCACCCAGCAAATGGCCCAGAAGGCCCTGGAAGCCATCAACGACGCCATCGTGTCCAAGGACAAGATCCGCGCCAACCTGGGCGCCCTGCAAAACCGTCTGGAGAACACCATCTCCAATCTGCAGATCCAGTCCGAAAACCTCCAGGCCGCCGAATCGCAGATCTCCGACGTGGACGTGGCCACGGAAATGACCCAGTTCGTGCGCAACCAGATTCTCACCCAGTCGGCGGTGGCCATGCTGTCCCAGGCCAACTCCATGCCTCGGATGGCCATGCAGCTCATCGGCGGCTAATAATCGACGCTTTCGGCCGGACCGCCCCGGGCGGTCCGGCCCCTCGCAGTTGGCATCCGCCTTGCTTCTGACGTGACGAAGTCCTGCCGCCAGGAATTTTTTGCCGCCGGGGGAGCACCATGTCGAACACCGTCAGCAGTTATTCACCGATCACCACCTCGGGGCAGATCACCTATTCGGGCCTGGGCAACGGCACGGATTTCGATTCGATGATCAAAAAGCTCGTCCAAGTCGAGCAATCACGAATCACGAGCCTGCAGACCTGGAAAAAATCCTGGACCGACAAGCAAGCCGCCTTCCAGGAACTCAACACCCAGATGCTGACCCTCAAGACCACCCTTGAGGAAATGGACAGCATGGACGAGTTCATGACCAAGACGGTGGATTCCTCGAATTCCACCGTGCTCTCGGCCGTGGCCGGGGCCGGGGCGGAAAACGGTTCCCACGAGGTCGTGGTCAACCGCCTGGCCACGGCCAAGGCCATGGTCACCACCACCGGCTACGCCAGCGCCTCGACGGACATCAATCCTTCAAGCTCCGACGCCGTGTTTGCCTACACCTATAAAGGCACGACCTACACCAACACCATCGGCGACAACGCCACCCTTACCGACCTGGTCAGCATCATCAACAACGACCCGGGCAACCCCGGGGTCAAGGCCAGCGTTTCCTACGACGGTTCCCAGTATTACCTGCAGCTGCGCGGCATGGACACCGGCTCCACGGCGAGCCTGGTCATCGCCAGCAACTCGACGCTGTCCGGCTTCGGCAACAGCGATTTCAGCACCATCACCTCCAACGCCAGTGCCCAGCTCAAGCTCGACGGCTGGCCAACCGCCTCAGGCTCCTGGATCACCCGGGAATCCAACACCGTCACGGATCTTATCCCCGGCCTGACCATGACGCTCAAAAGCACCGGGTCTTCCACCGTGGTCACCACCACGGACACCGACGCCATCAAGGAAAAAATCGAGACCTTCGTTGAGCAGGTCAACCTCGTGCGCACGAAGATCCGGGAGATCAGCAAGGTGGATTCCACCACCAAGCAGGCTTCGCTGCTCACCGGCAACTACGGCATCCAGCTCATCGACACCAATCTCAAGAGCGCCGTGGCCGGGCTTGGCGTAGGCTTCGACTACGATCAGGACAAGTATTCCACCCTGTCCCAGCTGGGCATTCTCACCGACGCCCAGCAAGGATCGACCACCGAAGGCTTGCTCGTCATCGACGACGACGTCCTCGACGCCGTCCTGTCCTCCAACGCCGACGCAGTCGGCCAGCTCTTTGCCGCCCAGTACGTAGGCCGCACCAGTTCTTCCGAATTTTCCATTTCCTCCTACATCAAGAACACCACCAAGAACGGCACCTACCAGCTCTCCTACACCACGGACGCCAGCGGCAAGATCACCGCCGCCACGATAAACGGCCACGCCGCGATGTTTAACAGCAACTCCAACCTCATCACCGGCGCCCACGGCTATGACGAAGCCGGCATGGTCATCCGGGTGGTGGACACCACCCCCGGAACCCACACCGGCGAAGTCGCCCTCAAGCAGGGCAAGGCCGGGCAATTAAGCGACTTGCTCGGGGAGCTGACCGACAGCCAGGACGGGCCCCTGCACATTCTCGACGACAACTACGACGACATCACCGCCATGATCGATGAAAAGATCGCCTACGAACAGCGGCGAATATCGACCTATGCCAGCAACTTGCGAAAGCGGTTCGCCAAGGTCGATTCCATGCTCGGCACCTACGACAAGATGCAAAGCCAACTTGAGTCGCAAATCAAGCAGCTCTCTTCAGATTAATTCGTTCCTGCCGATAAGCATGCAAAGGGAGAGAGCTCCATGCAAAACGCCGTCAAGAATTACCTCCAGACCCAGGTGTCCACCACCACCCAGGGCGACCTCGTCATCATGCTCTACGACGCGGCCCTCAAGTTCCTGCACCAAGCCAAGGAACGCATCGCCGAAAAAAACTATGCTCAAAAGGGCATCCTCATCTCCAAGGCCCTGGACATCCTGTCCGAGCTGCAAGGGTCGCTTAACGTCAACAAGGGCGGGGACTTGGCCGAACGACTGCAAAAGCTCTACTTCTTTTGCAGTTCCCGCCTGCTCACCGCCAACCTCAAGATGGACGCGACCAAGATCGACGAGGTGGTGGGCATCTTGACCGGCCTGCGCGAAGCCTTTGTCGAGGCCAACTCCATGGTGGCCACCAAGGCCGTGCCGTCCGAGGCGACCCAGAATACCCGGATAGGCGTCACGGCCGCGCCTCTTGGCCGCAACCACCTCGGCGCGGTCATGGCCGGCGCGTCCTTGCCGCACCCCGGCCTGACGACGCGGCCCATGGCCCCGGTCCGGCCGGCCGCTCCCACCTCCGCCGTCGCCGTCGCGGCGGCCGTGACGACGCCATCGGCCGCGCCCACGCGCCCCGAAGTGCCCGTGGCCTCGGCCACGCCGCCCGCGGCCGCAACCGTCGAAGCCGAAACCGACCAGGAAGCCGCCCAAAGCGCCCCAGTCGTCATCGACACGCCCCGGCCAACCATCTCCCCGGTGCGCCGGGCCATGGCCGCCTATTCCCAGGGACGCGCCACGGGATAGTATCGCGGCCGCGAAAAGCCTCCAGGACAATTCGCGGACAACAGACTCAACACACGAGTTTTTCTTAAAAATATATTGTTTAAGGGACGCGACCCGGGCGGCCCGGATCCGGCCTCGTGCCAAGGGCCTTTTGCCCGGCCGCTCCCGAGGGCGCTGGTGGCGGCTTGGACCGGATCAAGCCGCCGCCACGAGCCGTTTGGCCCAAATCCGGGAACCGGGAACATGGCGTCCCGGGCTTGTCGGCGGGGCCACGCCACGCTAGCTTGGGCCATGATCGCCGCCGCACCGCATCCGTTTTTCACCTACAGCGCCGAAGTGCTGGCCTGGCGGCTCGGCAGCGGTGAAGACGCCGCCTTGCCCCCGGCCGCCGCGCCCGAGACGACCACCGCCCGAGCCGCCCGCGTCCTGCGCGCCCTGGGCGGACGGCGACGCGTCGCCCTGCTTGGCCTTGGCAGCGGCGATCTGGCCGCCGCCCTGGCCGCCTCCCTGCCGGCCGGGGGCAGTCTGACCCTGGTCTGCCTGTCGCCGCAAACGGCCCGGCAAGGCCTGGCCACCGGCCGTTTTCCCTGGCTTGCCCCGGACAGCCCGGCCCAGCTCGTCGCCGACACTTCGGTCCAGGCCGTGTGCCATCTGCTGTGGGCCAACGGCCTGACCCCGGAAAACGCCCTGGTCACGGTGAATCCCGAACCGGCCGAGTCCGCCGAGGCCAAGGGCCTGGCCCTTGTGCGCCGGTTGCTGACCGCCGGGCGGCTCCTGCCCGATCCCACGCCGTCGCCGGCCGCACAACCGCTGCCGACCCTGGCTCTGCTGGCCCGGGCCGGCGAACCGGCCCTTGGCGATTTTTTTAAGGCCGCCCGGGGCCTGGCTGCCCGGGCGGTCATCCTCTGGGACGCCTGCGAGGTCCCGCCGGCCGCCGAAGCCGCCGCCGGCCTGGGCATTCCCGTGCGCCATCTGGCCCGGCCCCTGGGCAGAGATTTCGCGGCCCAGCGCAACGCCCTGCTGGCCGCCTGCCCGACCGGCTGGGTGCTGTCCCTGGACCCCGACGAACGGCCCGGCCCCGGTTTCGCCGCCGCCGTCGCCAGGATCATGGCCTGCCCGGAAGCCGGAGCCGCCTATTTCCCGCGCCTGACCCTCTATCCCGACCCCGGCCGGGCCAAGGTCGGCCACGGGCTGTGGCCGGACTGGCAACTGCGCCTTTTTCGCACCGACGCCATGCCCGGACCGCGCTACGTCCGGCCCCTGCACGAACGCCTGGAAGGCCATCCCGGGGCCGCCGTCCTGGCCCTGGACGCCCCCATCCTCCACCACAACCGGCTTGTGGCCGACACCGCCGGCGTGGCCGACAAGCTCGAAGCCTTCAGCCGGGTGGCCGGCGCGGCCCGACACCGCTTAAACGCCGATTACCCGACCCTGCCCCTGGACTTTTTCACGTCCCTGGTCCCGGGCGACGACCCCGGCCGCTGCCTCCTGCTGCCCCCGGGCCTGTAACCGCGCCCCGAAACCCCCGCGTCCGGGCAAGGCCTGGCCGAGGTTGCCTTGGCGGCTTGGAGAAGCTACACTAGGTCTTGTCCATGCAGGCCCTGCCACAGCGCGCCGGGCGTTTCGCGAAGGTACATGATGCGCATAACCTGTCCTCAATGCGGCTTTTTCCGGGAAATCCCCGACGCCAAGGCCCCGGTCACCCCGACCATGGCCACCTGTCCCAAATGCCGCCACCGGTTCCGGTTCCGTCCCCAACCGACCCCGGCCGTCGAAGAATCCTTCGTTACGGCCGAACCCGGCGTGTCCTCCTGGCGTCGCCCCGCCGCCCGACAGGAGCGTGCCGCCACGCCCCCGGCCGCCTGGGAATCACTGGAAGAACAGGCCGGCGAGACCGACGTCCAGACTGTCCCGGAAGACCTCGCGCCGTCCGGCCCGGTTCCCGTGGCCGACGCCACCTTCGCGCCTGATCCCGCGCCACGGGCCGACACGATGCCCCAACCGGAAGAAATCCCGGCCGACGACGACGCCGTGCCGCCCCCTACCCACTGGGAACAGCAGCCCGAACCGCGCCAGCCCCTGATCCAGCGCCGCCGCCTCGACGCCCTGGATGAACAGGACGAGCCGGCCGCCCCGCCCCGGCCGGCCAAATCCGCCGCCAAACGCCAACCGGCCCCCAGCGTCCGCGAAAACGTGGCGACGCCGTCTCAGCCGGCCCGCCAACCCGGACTCGAACCCAAGCCGGAACCCGATTTTTCCGACGCCGACATCCCGGACGAAACCCCCTCGGACGTCGCCCGACGCATCCGCGCCCGGGTCGAACAAGGGCTTGACCCCACGCCCGCGCCTGAGTCCGTGGCCGCCGCCGCGCCCGAACCGGAACCGGAAGCCGCGCCCGAACCGGCTCCGGCTCCGCCGCGCGCCGCCAAACCCCAAGCGGCCACGACGCCTCCGCCCCGCGCCACGGCACCCCAGGCCGAAACGCCGGCCGCGCCCCAGGCCTTGGCCCCCGAAGACGCCGCGCCTCCCGCCGCCACCAAGGCCCCGGCCGACGACCAGCCCCAGGAAACCACCGTGCGCGCCGACGGCGTGCGTGATATTTGGGCCAGACTGCAAGCCCTCGACGACCGCAAGGCCGCCCGGCCCCACCTGGAACACCAACGCCCGGCCGAGGACGAACCCGAAGAGCCGGCCCGGGAAACCGTCACCGACCCCGTGCCCTGGGAACGCCAGGACGCCTACGGCTTTTTCCCGGCGCTCATCCTTACCCTGCGCAAGATCCTCTTCCAGCCCCTGGATTTTTTCGGCAATCTTCCCGAAGGCCGCCCCAAATCCAAGGCGCTGGTGTTCAATCTGCTCATCAGCGAATTTTTGCTGCTCATCGACTTCATGTGGACCCTGGCCGGTCTGCGCGCCCGCATCGGCAGCCCGGAACAGCCAGACGCCTTAAGCGTGCTCGGCAGTTCGCCCCTGTCGTTTCTGTTGGCCCTGCTCCTGGTGCCCCTGGTCATTTCCATAGGCATCTACCTCGACGCCTGGGTGACTCATCTGCTGCTCATCCTGTTTCGCAGCACGAAAAAAAGCTTCGACGAGACCTTCCGGGTGCTGTGCTACTCGGCCGCGCCCACCGTGCTCACCGCCGTGCCCGTGGCCGGACAGCTCCTGTCCCCGGTCATCCTCGTCTGGTACATGGCCCTGCAAGCCATCGGCCTCAAGAAATGCCACGAAGGCGCCTACACGCAGACCCTGGCCGCCATCTTCATCAAATGGTCCATCTACCTCTTCCTGCTCCTGGCCATGCTGCAAAGCTTCACCCCGGGCCAATAACCCGGCGCGGCCTTGACGGAGCCGACGCGATACGCCCATAACGGACGCAGACCCACAGGGATTCTTCGCGGGAGTGGACCATGCTGTCATGGCTTCAGACCAAATGGCGCGCCCTGTCCGAGTGGCGGCGAAAAGTCCGGGAACTCCACCCCGACGCCTTTAGGGCCATGGCCGGCGAACTGGCCGAACTGGCCGAAGTCGCCTCCAAGGTACGCCCCGAAGAACAAGCCTTTCTGCTCAAAATCCGCCGCATCCGCCAGGAAATGCGCGAACTTGAACGCCTGGCCGAACGCCCGGAATTCCGCCTGCTCTCGGCCAAAAAACGCCACGAATTGCGGGTCAATCTGCTCTCCTCCCGCGAACAGCTCCTCAAAACCCTCTCCGACGCCCCGGTGGTCACCACCACGCCCCAATAACGGGCCACTTACGGAGGTCCCATGCGCCACGCCACGCTTCTCCTCCTCGCCGCCCTCGCCGCCGCCCTGCTCGCCGGCTGCTCGGTCGAACCGAAAATGACGGCCCAGCACACCGTCTACATCGACAACTGGACCAAACGGAACAACCCCGAAGTCTACGTGGAGCCCCAAAAAGCCCCGCCCGTGCCCGTCTCGGCCCTCATCGTGCCCTTCCAGGTCACCCAGGACATCCCCTACGGCCAAGACCTCGGCGAACAACTCACCCGCGTCGTCTGGCAAACCTGGACCCGCGACCGCGTGTTCCCCAAACTGCTCTACGAAGCCAATCTCAAAAACGCCTCCACCCCCCAGGCCGTGGCCCTGGCCCGCAAAATGGGCATCGACACCGTCGTGGTCGGCAAATTCACCTACATCATGTCCGGCGGCTCGCGCGGCTCCTCAGGCGTGTCCTTCACCTTCGACGTCATCGACGCCCGCAGCGGCGAACGCCTGTGGTCCATGGCCCACGGCGGCACCATGGAAACCGGCCTGACCGAGGACTATATCCTGTTCCTGCGCAAAAACCGGATGCCCACCGAACCCCTCTCGGCCATCACCGCCACTCTGGCCATGGATATGGGCAGCCCCATCACCAACTGGAACTACGGCTACAAAGCCCCGCCCCCAGCCAGCCCCAACCCGCCGCCGCCAGCGCCAGCGGGCGCGGGGTCGTAGGGGAGAAGGGGAGAAGGGGAGAGGATAAAGGCGAAGAGCGGGCTCTGCCCGCACCCGCCAGGGGCCTGAGGCCCCTGGACCCCCACATGGTTTGGCTGGGGACCGGGAATGCGAAACGGGCCGATTTTCGCGCGAGGCTTTGATCGCGTGAAAATCGGCCCGTTTCGCTGGCGAGGTGGGGGCTGGAATTATCGGGTTGCCGTCCGGGCGGCTTCCGCCTGGACGGCAACCCGATAATTCCAGCCCCCGTCTTCTCTCGGGCCGGTCGCCCGCCGACCATTCCCCCACCCGACCGACCACCCCGCCCATGTCGGGGGTTCGGGGGGCTGAGCCCCCCGGCCGCCGGAGGCGCTCTTCTCTCTTTCTCTCCCCCATTACTCCATGGCCTGGCGAATTCTCGCTTCGGCGTCGTGGCGGGTGAGGCCCCGGTGGGCGGCGATGGCGTCGAGGTTTTCCTCGGCGTCGCTTGGGCGCAGGTAGAGGGGTTCCACCGGCGTGAAGCCGTAGTCGGCTGTGACGGCGGCGGCCATGAGGGCGGCGGGGCTGGGGGAATCGAACTCGGGGCCAAGGATGACGGCCAGGGGCGCGGCGGCCAGGAAGGCGTCGCGGTAGCGGGCCACGCCGTCGCCGACCAGCCACAGCGGGCCGACGGCGGCCCCGTCGGCGGCCCGGGCGGCGGCTTCGGCCACGGCAAGGGCCTTGGGGGCGCCCATGGGCATGAGGTCGCCGTCGGCCAGGAAGGATTGCAGGTAGACCTGGCCGGCGCGGGCGTGGGTGATGGCCACCACGGCTCCGGTGGCCTTGGCGGCGGCGGTGGCGGCCAGAAGCGGCAGATGGTCGAGCCCGGCCATGGGGACGTTCGCGCCAAGGGACAGCCCCAGGGCGGTGGCCAGGGCCACCCGGATGCCGGTGAAGCTGCCCGGACCACGCACGCAGGCCAGGCCGCCGAGTTCGGCCGGACGAACGCCGGCCTCGGCCAGGACTTCGGCGATAAGCGGGGCCAGCACCTCGGCGCAGCGGCCGGTGGCCTCGGCCCGACGGTGGACCACGTCCTGGCCGGGCCGGCCGCAGGTGACCCACAACGCCGGGGCCACGGCATTGATGACGAGGAGCTTCCCGGAACCGGGAGGAGTCAACTTATCCATCGCTGATGCTCAGTTGGCGGCGGATGTCGTTGACGGTGGCCAGCAGCATGAGGCCGATGAGAAAGGCCAGGCCGATCTTGGTGGTCAGTACGCGCATCCGGGGGCTGACGGGCTTTCGCATGATGATCTCGATGGCGTAGAACAGCAGATGGCCGCCGTCGAGGACCGGGATGGGGAGCAGGTTGAGCACGCCAAGGTTGACGCTGATAAGCGCCGCCAGCGCCACGACGTTGCCCAACCCCTCGCCGGCCTGCTTGCTGACCATCTGGGCGATCATGATGGGGCCGCCGATGCTGTCCAGGGGCACCACGCGTTCAATGAGCTTGAGTATCCCGGTGTAAGTGACGACCACCACGTTCCAGGTCTGTTTCACGGCCTCGGCGGCGGCCGAGCCGGCCCCAAGCGGCACGGAACGGGTCTTGCCCGAGGCGACGATGCCGACCAGGGGCACGGTTTCCTCTTCGCCGAAGAGGTTTTTGACGGTGCGCAGGGTGGGCGTCAGGACAAAGGTCTCGTCCTTGCCGTCGCGGCTGACGGTCAGCTTCACGGGCTGGCCGTTGCTGGTGCGGATGGCTGTGGACAGGGCGTCCCAGTTGGCCACCGGGCCGCCGTTTAAGCTGGTGACGACGTCGCCCGGGGCCAGGCCGGCCACGGCGGCGGGGCTGTCCTTTTGCACCTGGCCGATGATGGGCAGCATCTCGAAGCGGCCCTCGGCGGCGAGCAGGCCCCAGAACAGCAGCCAGGCCAGGACGAAGTTGAAAATGGGGCCGGCGGCCACCACGATCATGCGCTGCCAGGCCGGGCGCAGGCGGAAATGGGTTTCGGGCGGGAAGTCGTCCGGGGCGGTGTCGTCGGGGTCCTGGGCCACCAGCTGGACATAGCCGCCCAGGGGAATGGCCGAGAGGATGTAGCGGGTCTTGCCACGGGTGAAGCCGAAGATTTTCGGGCCAAATCCCAGGGAGAAGGTGGTCACGCCCATGCCAAAGGCCCGGGCGGCGATGAAATGCCCCAGTTCGTGGAAGAAGATCAGGCCGCCAAGGACCAGGGCCACGGCAACGATGCTTTCTATCATGGGCGCTCGCACTCGCCGGCAAAGGAGTCGGGCCGGCGTCGGTGTTTGACGGCGGGGCTTCGGCCGGGAAATCCGGCTTCGGTCCTGCCGAAGGATAAAGATAAGCGGCGTCGGCGCAAAGGCAACTTATCGCCGCCGCGCGGCCCAGTCGGCCGTCTCCCGGCGCACCCGGGCGTCGAGGTCGGCGACGGTCGCGACATCGGGCAGGGGCTGCCCGGCGTGGGCGTCAAGGGCGGCCGCGATGGCCGCCGGAATGTCCAGGAAAGCCAGGCGTTCGGTCAGGAAAAGGTCCACGGCCACTTCGTTGGCGGCGTTGAGGACCACGGTGTGGCTGGCGCCGCCGCAAAGCGCCTGTCGGGCCAGGCCCAGGCAGGGAAAATCGTCGTCGCGCGGGGCTTCGAAGGTCAGCGCCGCCAGTTTGACCAGATCGACCCGGGGGACGGCCAGGGACAGCCGGCGCGG
It contains:
- a CDS encoding flagellin N-terminal helical domain-containing protein; this translates as MALTINSNLMAANAARNLSNSYSALATSTQRLSSGLRINSAADDAAGLAIRELMRADIASINQGVRNANDAISMIQTADGALQVIDEKLIRMKELAEQASTGTYTSDQRLIIDSEYQAMASEITRIANATDFNGIYLLNGNLSGTTHSGAGINSSGKLKVHFGSGNESSEDYYYVQIGTSTASALGLGIGAASGNDGRSISTQQMAQKALEAINDAIVSKDKIRANLGALQNRLENTISNLQIQSENLQAAESQISDVDVATEMTQFVRNQILTQSAVAMLSQANSMPRMAMQLIGG
- the fliD gene encoding flagellar filament capping protein FliD; protein product: MSNTVSSYSPITTSGQITYSGLGNGTDFDSMIKKLVQVEQSRITSLQTWKKSWTDKQAAFQELNTQMLTLKTTLEEMDSMDEFMTKTVDSSNSTVLSAVAGAGAENGSHEVVVNRLATAKAMVTTTGYASASTDINPSSSDAVFAYTYKGTTYTNTIGDNATLTDLVSIINNDPGNPGVKASVSYDGSQYYLQLRGMDTGSTASLVIASNSTLSGFGNSDFSTITSNASAQLKLDGWPTASGSWITRESNTVTDLIPGLTMTLKSTGSSTVVTTTDTDAIKEKIETFVEQVNLVRTKIREISKVDSTTKQASLLTGNYGIQLIDTNLKSAVAGLGVGFDYDQDKYSTLSQLGILTDAQQGSTTEGLLVIDDDVLDAVLSSNADAVGQLFAAQYVGRTSSSEFSISSYIKNTTKNGTYQLSYTTDASGKITAATINGHAAMFNSNSNLITGAHGYDEAGMVIRVVDTTPGTHTGEVALKQGKAGQLSDLLGELTDSQDGPLHILDDNYDDITAMIDEKIAYEQRRISTYASNLRKRFAKVDSMLGTYDKMQSQLESQIKQLSSD
- the fliS gene encoding flagellar export chaperone FliS is translated as MQNAVKNYLQTQVSTTTQGDLVIMLYDAALKFLHQAKERIAEKNYAQKGILISKALDILSELQGSLNVNKGGDLAERLQKLYFFCSSRLLTANLKMDATKIDEVVGILTGLREAFVEANSMVATKAVPSEATQNTRIGVTAAPLGRNHLGAVMAGASLPHPGLTTRPMAPVRPAAPTSAVAVAAAVTTPSAAPTRPEVPVASATPPAAATVEAETDQEAAQSAPVVIDTPRPTISPVRRAMAAYSQGRATG
- a CDS encoding glycosyltransferase family protein, which gives rise to MASRACRRGHATLAWAMIAAAPHPFFTYSAEVLAWRLGSGEDAALPPAAAPETTTARAARVLRALGGRRRVALLGLGSGDLAAALAASLPAGGSLTLVCLSPQTARQGLATGRFPWLAPDSPAQLVADTSVQAVCHLLWANGLTPENALVTVNPEPAESAEAKGLALVRRLLTAGRLLPDPTPSPAAQPLPTLALLARAGEPALGDFFKAARGLAARAVILWDACEVPPAAEAAAGLGIPVRHLARPLGRDFAAQRNALLAACPTGWVLSLDPDERPGPGFAAAVARIMACPEAGAAYFPRLTLYPDPGRAKVGHGLWPDWQLRLFRTDAMPGPRYVRPLHERLEGHPGAAVLALDAPILHHNRLVADTAGVADKLEAFSRVAGAARHRLNADYPTLPLDFFTSLVPGDDPGRCLLLPPGL
- a CDS encoding YIP1 family protein, producing the protein MMRITCPQCGFFREIPDAKAPVTPTMATCPKCRHRFRFRPQPTPAVEESFVTAEPGVSSWRRPAARQERAATPPAAWESLEEQAGETDVQTVPEDLAPSGPVPVADATFAPDPAPRADTMPQPEEIPADDDAVPPPTHWEQQPEPRQPLIQRRRLDALDEQDEPAAPPRPAKSAAKRQPAPSVRENVATPSQPARQPGLEPKPEPDFSDADIPDETPSDVARRIRARVEQGLDPTPAPESVAAAAPEPEPEAAPEPAPAPPRAAKPQAATTPPPRATAPQAETPAAPQALAPEDAAPPAATKAPADDQPQETTVRADGVRDIWARLQALDDRKAARPHLEHQRPAEDEPEEPARETVTDPVPWERQDAYGFFPALILTLRKILFQPLDFFGNLPEGRPKSKALVFNLLISEFLLLIDFMWTLAGLRARIGSPEQPDALSVLGSSPLSFLLALLLVPLVISIGIYLDAWVTHLLLILFRSTKKSFDETFRVLCYSAAPTVLTAVPVAGQLLSPVILVWYMALQAIGLKKCHEGAYTQTLAAIFIKWSIYLFLLLAMLQSFTPGQ
- the tsaB gene encoding tRNA (adenosine(37)-N6)-threonylcarbamoyltransferase complex dimerization subunit type 1 TsaB; this encodes MDKLTPPGSGKLLVINAVAPALWVTCGRPGQDVVHRRAEATGRCAEVLAPLIAEVLAEAGVRPAELGGLACVRGPGSFTGIRVALATALGLSLGANVPMAGLDHLPLLAATAAAKATGAVVAITHARAGQVYLQSFLADGDLMPMGAPKALAVAEAAARAADGAAVGPLWLVGDGVARYRDAFLAAAPLAVILGPEFDSPSPAALMAAAVTADYGFTPVEPLYLRPSDAEENLDAIAAHRGLTRHDAEARIRQAME
- the rseP gene encoding RIP metalloprotease RseP, with the protein product MIESIVAVALVLGGLIFFHELGHFIAARAFGMGVTTFSLGFGPKIFGFTRGKTRYILSAIPLGGYVQLVAQDPDDTAPDDFPPETHFRLRPAWQRMIVVAAGPIFNFVLAWLLFWGLLAAEGRFEMLPIIGQVQKDSPAAVAGLAPGDVVTSLNGGPVANWDALSTAIRTSNGQPVKLTVSRDGKDETFVLTPTLRTVKNLFGEEETVPLVGIVASGKTRSVPLGAGSAAAEAVKQTWNVVVVTYTGILKLIERVVPLDSIGGPIMIAQMVSKQAGEGLGNVVALAALISVNLGVLNLLPIPVLDGGHLLFYAIEIIMRKPVSPRMRVLTTKIGLAFLIGLMLLATVNDIRRQLSISDG